TTTTATAGGGGGCATAGCTTATATCCCATTCTAAATTACTTTCTTCATCAAATTTATATATTGTGGCATATATTATTGCTTTTTCATCAAAAGGGTTTAAGGTTTTATCGCTTGCCGACCCATTTATTATAAACCCTCCGTCATTGGTGGGGTTTATGCCATAAACACGTTCAAGTAGTTTGGTGCTCACTACTTTCTTGTTCCATATTTCTTTGCCGTTTTTATCTAATTTACTTACAAAAATATCATCGTTTTGGGTGGTAGTATCGTTTTTGCTATAAGCTACTAATATATCATCTTCGGTTGTGCTGCATATTGGAAAGAATGCGCCGTTACAATACCCTTCAGTTTCGGTTATAGGTTTTGCATCAATTATTTTTATCCATTTAAAATAGCCCCATAAATCAACTTTACAGATGTAAGAACTATAATGTTGGTAGTAGGTGCTGCCAAATATACCCGTAAATAATGCTCCATCATTTAGCGGTATAGCACCGTAGGCTAATATATTTATGCTATCGGTTTTATAAGTTTTATTAAAAAAGGTTTGTAGGGTGTTTTGGGCTTGGGTTGTATTTGCGTATTGCAGGCTTGTTAATAGAACAAATGAATATATTGTAATATTGATTGTTCTCATGGTATAAAGTTGTTTTTAACTATGAAATTTCGGCAGGCTCAATTCATCGTTTTTTTGAAGTTAAAAAATGGGTTTGGTTTCTGGTTTTTTATTCCGGATATTGTCTGAACCACTGATGTAACGGATTAACGGATTAGCAAGATTTTGCAATTTCCCCTCCTCGGAGGGGCAGGGTGTGTTAATCTTCCGGATGAGGGAATTAGGGGCAAATACAAGGCGGTAAGCTTACGTTTAACGTGAGTTCGGAGATTTACTTAGTAAATTTTAGCAAGATCTACTTGAGGTTTATTGGGGTAAAACTGATAGGCTACCAAGCTAGCGACTATATGGACAAAAGCATTCTGTGGTTTTCTGTGTCTGGTATGTTCTAAGTCAAAAGCCGAGGGTCAAAATATCATTAATGGCTTCAATCATAGGTCTTTTTTTCAATAAGAGCCTTTCTTCTAAGGACATTAGTCTGTTTTTCATATTCTTTTGACTTTGGTAATTATTTTTAGTCCTTTTTCAAAAAAGTTGTTCCATAAGGTAGTCAAATAGCCTTTATCGCCAAACAATGTGCCTGATATTTTCTCTAATAGCTTGTTTAAGAGGTCTTTACTATTGTCTGCCACCTGTCCTGTAGTCAAAGCAAAGTCCACGATTTGTCCTTTGTGATTGACTATCAGGTGGAGCTTAAAGCCGAAAAACCACCCCATAGAAGATTTTCCTTTCGAGGCGGTTTGAGCAAAAACTTTATGTTGCTTGGCTCGCAGCATGTCACAAACAGGTAGCGCTTTGGCATCTATGTAATAAATTCCTGTTTTTTCTGCTTGCTGGCAGGTTAATTTGGCTAAAATCGCCATAGGAAGAGCAACCCGTTCTATTAACTCTATAAAATAGTTGTAGGATGGGGCAGTAGGAAAATAGGTCTTTAAGTCATTCAAAACCAATGCTTTATAGTAATATTCAAAACATTTATAGCCCGAATAGTGGTAGAAAATCAGAATCGTAAGTATCTCACTTTCCGAAATTTTGGGCACTACTAAAGGCGTGGCATTGTTTTACCTTCGCTAAGCCAATGCTGAGCAACCCATTGTTGCATCAGCAAACAGGCATTATCTACAAAAAAAAATAATTCAAATAACATGGACACATCAAATTTTGTATCTTTGGACTTCATAAAAACAGGGGGTAGTATTGTTTGCAGTTTTGGACACTACAAAGATAACTATGCTCCTGTTTTTATTCCTATCAACTATACTAATCCCCCTATTTTTTATAGCTTAGCTCCGAATTCACGTTACGTTTAGTATTTACTCCTGCCCTTGCTTAAAGCGCGGCTGGTGCCGGCGCGGGAGGTGGTGGCAAGGTAGAAAATCATAGCAAATGGCCGTTAAATGGTGAGTTCTATATTGCCGCAATTTACGACATTTATTTTAAGTTGTATGTGTTTGAGTAAAAAAACCTAAGCTATCGGATCTTGGATTAAAGAGTTTTTAAGGTTTTGTTTGTACTAATTCCCTTGTTTCAAAGGGTTTTAGACTTAGGAAACTACGGACACATTAAACATTACTCCGGAAATTTTAAAAATTGCTGTAAATTGCGAAGTATATACTGTATGCTATTCAATAGTTTCAGACATTTGTAAATTAATGAAGTCCTCCTCCTTACAATCATCGCTGCTTACCGGCTAC
The sequence above is drawn from the Sphingobacteriales bacterium genome and encodes:
- a CDS encoding IS982 family transposase, coding for MPKISESEILTILIFYHYSGYKCFEYYYKALVLNDLKTYFPTAPSYNYFIELIERVALPMAILAKLTCQQAEKTGIYYIDAKALPVCDMLRAKQHKVFAQTASKGKSSMGWFFGFKLHLIVNHKGQIVDFALTTGQVADNSKDLLNKLLEKISGTLFGDKGYLTTLWNNFFEKGLKIITKVKRI